A stretch of the Psychroserpens sp. Hel_I_66 genome encodes the following:
- the cysC gene encoding adenylyl-sulfate kinase produces the protein MKENIIQHNYQIKRQDRLDANSHNSFLIWFTGLSGSGKSTLANLVEKKLFEIGVKTYSLDGDNIRKGINSDLTFAPEDRTENIRRIAEISNLMIDAGLVVLAAFVSPYKKDRENIRTIVKDVNFVEVYINTSVEECERRDVKGLYKKARAGEIKNMTGISAPYEVPEQPDIEINTERESIEISVEKIIDFITPKLKLNHE, from the coding sequence ATGAAAGAGAATATCATACAGCATAATTACCAAATTAAAAGGCAAGATAGGTTGGATGCTAACAGCCATAATTCTTTTTTGATATGGTTTACTGGATTGTCAGGATCTGGAAAATCAACGCTTGCCAATTTGGTAGAAAAAAAGCTGTTTGAAATAGGTGTCAAAACCTACTCATTAGATGGAGATAATATTAGAAAGGGTATTAATAGCGATTTAACATTTGCTCCAGAAGACAGAACAGAAAACATTAGACGTATAGCCGAAATTTCTAATTTGATGATAGATGCAGGTCTTGTGGTCCTAGCAGCATTTGTTTCTCCATATAAAAAAGATAGAGAGAATATAAGAACTATTGTCAAAGATGTTAACTTTGTGGAAGTATACATCAATACAAGTGTTGAAGAATGCGAACGTAGAGATGTAAAAGGCCTTTATAAAAAAGCTAGGGCAGGAGAAATAAAAAATATGACTGGAATTTCAGCACCCTATGAAGTACCAGAACAGCCTGATATTGAAATTAATACAGAACGCGAATCTATTGAGATTTCCGTAGAAAAAATAATAGATTTTATAACACCAAAATTAAAACTCAATCATGAGTAA
- a CDS encoding glycosyltransferase family 2 protein: MTFTIITATYNSEKTIARSLDSLLNQTLLDFEYIIIDGNSKDGTLNILKSYESKFKEKGLTFAWFSEPDSGIYDAWNKGLKYAKGDWISFLGSDDYYLNDALENYFKLLSISDKPLDWIYSNVLFVKGENNKRLLNSVWSWKDFRRNIKITPAHVGSFHNKLFFKTYGVYDTTYKIAGDYEILLRPKSHLKTAKIEITTAIMDGGGVSNNMIKKVFGETLRAKRETGGVSLFLCYFDYYMSLLKFKIKSILNR; this comes from the coding sequence ATGACTTTTACAATTATAACAGCTACTTACAACAGTGAAAAGACGATAGCAAGATCTCTAGACTCATTGCTCAATCAAACATTATTAGATTTTGAGTATATTATAATTGACGGAAATTCTAAGGATGGTACTTTAAATATCTTAAAATCGTATGAGTCTAAATTCAAAGAAAAGGGTTTAACATTTGCTTGGTTCTCTGAACCTGATTCGGGTATATATGACGCATGGAACAAGGGTCTCAAATACGCTAAAGGCGATTGGATTTCTTTTTTAGGTTCTGATGATTACTACTTAAATGATGCCTTAGAAAATTATTTTAAATTGCTCAGTATTAGTGATAAACCATTAGATTGGATTTACTCCAACGTCTTGTTTGTTAAAGGCGAAAACAATAAAAGGCTTTTAAATTCAGTTTGGAGTTGGAAAGATTTCCGAAGAAATATAAAAATAACTCCTGCACACGTTGGGTCATTTCACAATAAGTTGTTCTTTAAAACCTACGGAGTATATGATACAACTTATAAAATAGCTGGTGATTACGAAATTTTATTAAGACCCAAGAGTCATTTAAAAACTGCTAAAATTGAAATTACAACAGCAATTATGGATGGTGGTGGAGTGAGCAATAATATGATTAAAAAAGTTTTTGGAGAAACACTAAGAGCTAAAAGAGAAACAGGAGGAGTGAGTTTATTCCTTTGTTACTTTGATTATTATATGTCACTTCTAAAGTTTAAAATTAAGAGTATATTGAATCGCTAA
- a CDS encoding GDP-L-fucose synthase family protein: MEKHSKIYIAGHRGLVGSALLENLQSKGYQNIVTRTHKELDLTNQKEVALFFSSEKPDYVFLAAAKVGGIVANNVYRADFIYANLMIQNNVIHQSYINNVKKLLFLGSTCIYPKNAPQPMKEEYLLTDTLEYTNEPYAIAKIAGIKMCESYNLQYNTNFISVMPTNLYGPNDNFDLEKSHVLPALIRKIHLAKLLNENRRDEVMSDLGITEFEKAKAYLYSYGVTENSVEIWGSGKPKREFLWSKDMADACVFIMENRDFSDTFSEEQKEIRNTHINIGTGQDISIKKLADTIKNIIGFKGDLVYDTNKPDGTLRKLTDVSKLNGLGWKHKIELESGIKLVYDWYRDK; the protein is encoded by the coding sequence ATGGAAAAGCATTCTAAAATTTACATCGCAGGACATAGAGGACTCGTAGGTAGCGCATTATTAGAAAATTTACAATCTAAAGGATATCAAAATATTGTAACCAGAACACACAAAGAACTGGATCTAACAAACCAAAAAGAGGTTGCATTATTTTTTTCTTCGGAAAAACCAGACTATGTATTTCTTGCTGCTGCAAAAGTTGGTGGAATAGTTGCAAATAATGTCTACAGAGCAGATTTTATTTACGCTAACTTAATGATTCAGAATAATGTAATCCATCAAAGTTATATTAATAATGTCAAGAAACTATTATTTTTAGGTAGCACATGTATCTATCCTAAAAACGCACCTCAACCTATGAAAGAAGAGTATCTGTTAACCGATACTTTAGAATATACAAACGAGCCATATGCTATTGCTAAAATAGCAGGAATAAAAATGTGTGAAAGCTATAATCTACAGTATAACACCAATTTTATTTCGGTAATGCCAACAAATCTTTATGGCCCTAATGATAATTTTGACTTGGAAAAATCCCATGTACTTCCAGCGTTAATTAGGAAAATACATTTAGCTAAACTGCTCAATGAGAATAGGAGGGATGAGGTTATGAGTGATTTGGGAATTACTGAATTTGAAAAAGCAAAAGCTTACCTATATTCATATGGAGTCACAGAAAATTCAGTTGAGATTTGGGGTTCTGGCAAACCAAAACGTGAATTTTTATGGTCCAAGGATATGGCAGATGCTTGTGTCTTTATTATGGAAAACAGAGATTTTAGCGATACTTTTTCCGAAGAACAAAAAGAAATTAGAAACACACATATCAATATTGGTACAGGTCAGGATATTTCAATAAAAAAACTTGCAGACACTATTAAGAATATTATAGGTTTCAAAGGGGATTTGGTTTATGATACAAACAAACCTGATGGTACATTGAGGAAATTAACAGATGTCTCAAAACTTAACGGTTTGGGTTGGAAACATAAAATAGAGTTAGAAAGCGGAATTAAATTAGTGTATGACTGGTATAGAGATAAATAA
- a CDS encoding DUF2061 domain-containing protein, which produces MNDQSHKRHIAKTITWRIVGTIDTIILSWIISGNPLTGLKIGFAEVVTKMLLYYFHERAWFKINLSKDGQVLESRKRHIAKTITWRLIGTVDTMLLAWIISGNPLTGLKIGFAEVVTKMILYYIHERFWYKSNYGLNNRKSTNL; this is translated from the coding sequence ATGAATGACCAATCCCATAAAAGGCATATTGCGAAAACTATTACTTGGCGCATTGTGGGAACAATTGATACCATTATTTTATCATGGATCATCTCCGGAAACCCTTTAACAGGATTAAAAATAGGTTTTGCTGAGGTAGTAACAAAAATGCTATTGTATTATTTTCATGAAAGGGCATGGTTTAAAATAAACTTATCCAAAGATGGTCAGGTTCTAGAAAGCAGAAAACGCCACATAGCAAAAACGATTACATGGCGCTTAATTGGTACTGTTGACACGATGTTATTGGCATGGATTATTTCTGGAAATCCGTTAACTGGATTAAAAATAGGGTTTGCTGAAGTGGTTACGAAAATGATATTATATTATATACATGAACGTTTTTGGTATAAATCAAATTATGGGCTAAACAATAGAAAAAGCACAAATTTATAA
- the cysQ gene encoding 3'(2'),5'-bisphosphate nucleotidase CysQ, with the protein MTGIEINKYLNTAIEASLKAGDVIMKVYDTAFDVYIKDDKSPLTEADKKANDVINSYLENTPIPIISEENKQVDFSIRKTWNTCWVVDPVDGTKEFVKRNGEFTVNIALITDGKPILGVIYVPASKTLYFANNTKNEAFKIELKSHDTSINEILEYAIALKPKFNSNDLIEVVGSRSHMSQDTLDYVEDLKAKGKQVEIVSKGSSLKFCLVAEGSADVYPRFAPTMEWDTAAGQAICNAVGVEVISKVTNESLLYNKENLLNPWFIVGK; encoded by the coding sequence ATGACTGGTATAGAGATAAATAAATATTTAAACACAGCTATAGAAGCATCCCTAAAGGCAGGAGATGTGATTATGAAAGTCTATGACACTGCATTTGATGTCTATATTAAGGATGATAAATCGCCATTAACAGAGGCAGATAAAAAAGCCAATGATGTTATAAATTCTTATCTTGAAAATACACCAATACCAATTATTAGCGAGGAGAATAAGCAAGTGGATTTCTCAATAAGAAAGACTTGGAATACATGTTGGGTTGTTGATCCTGTAGATGGAACTAAAGAGTTTGTAAAACGCAATGGTGAGTTTACAGTTAATATAGCATTGATTACCGACGGGAAACCAATTTTGGGAGTAATCTATGTGCCCGCTTCTAAAACATTATATTTTGCCAACAACACAAAAAATGAAGCCTTTAAAATTGAATTAAAATCGCATGATACTTCTATAAACGAGATTTTAGAATATGCGATTGCTCTAAAACCAAAATTCAACAGTAATGATTTAATAGAAGTTGTTGGCAGTAGATCACACATGAGTCAAGATACATTGGATTATGTAGAAGATTTAAAAGCTAAAGGAAAACAAGTTGAGATTGTCTCTAAAGGAAGTTCCTTAAAATTCTGTTTAGTTGCAGAGGGAAGTGCAGATGTGTACCCTAGATTCGCTCCCACAATGGAATGGGATACTGCTGCGGGACAAGCTATTTGCAATGCAGTTGGTGTAGAAGTGATTTCAAAAGTAACTAATGAATCGTTATTATATAATAAAGAAAATCTATTAAATCCTTGGTTTATAGTAGGTAAATAA
- a CDS encoding sulfate adenylyltransferase subunit 1 has translation MLDNNQLLRFTTAGSVDDGKSTLIGRLLYDSKSIFEDQLKAIESTSKKKGHNGVDLALFTDGLKDEREQGITIDVAYRYFTTPKRKFIIADTPGHIQYTRNMVTGASTANAAIILVDARHGVIEQTKRHSFIASLLQIPHVIVCINKMDLVDYSEEAYNKVINQFEEFSSKLLVQDIRFIPISALNGDNVVNRSKYMDWYQGAPLLHTLETMHISSDINKVDARFPVQTVLRPQSENHRDYRGYAGRVASGVFRVGDEITVMPSGFTSKIKTIDTLDKQLKEAYAPMSISITLEDDIDISRGDMIVRSNNKPEASQDIEVMLCWLNNNSAKPRAKYSIRHTSNEQKAMIKEVVYKINIETLGRNQEDKDLKMNDICKVKIRTTKPLMIDSYRENRTTGSIILVDDATNETVAAGMIV, from the coding sequence ATGTTAGATAATAATCAGTTATTAAGATTTACAACCGCAGGTAGTGTAGATGATGGTAAAAGCACATTGATTGGTCGTTTGTTATATGATTCTAAATCTATTTTTGAAGATCAATTGAAAGCTATAGAAAGCACAAGTAAAAAGAAGGGTCATAATGGAGTTGATTTAGCTCTTTTTACAGATGGCTTAAAGGATGAACGTGAGCAAGGTATTACTATTGACGTTGCATACCGTTATTTTACAACACCAAAACGAAAGTTTATTATTGCAGATACTCCTGGACATATTCAATATACTAGAAATATGGTTACTGGTGCTTCTACAGCCAATGCAGCAATAATACTAGTAGACGCTAGACATGGTGTAATAGAACAAACAAAGAGACATTCTTTCATAGCTTCATTATTACAAATACCTCATGTTATAGTTTGTATCAATAAAATGGATTTAGTGGATTATTCTGAAGAGGCATATAACAAAGTCATCAACCAATTCGAAGAGTTCTCTTCTAAATTACTAGTTCAAGATATTAGATTTATACCGATTAGTGCACTTAATGGAGACAATGTTGTTAATAGGTCCAAATATATGGATTGGTATCAAGGTGCACCTTTGTTACATACGCTTGAGACTATGCACATAAGTAGCGACATTAATAAAGTTGACGCTAGATTTCCCGTTCAAACAGTATTAAGACCTCAAAGTGAAAACCATAGAGACTATAGGGGTTATGCCGGTAGAGTAGCGAGTGGTGTTTTTAGGGTTGGCGATGAGATCACAGTTATGCCTTCTGGATTTACCTCAAAGATAAAAACAATTGATACTTTAGATAAACAACTTAAAGAAGCATATGCTCCAATGTCTATTTCTATCACTTTAGAAGATGATATAGATATTAGTAGAGGTGATATGATCGTGCGATCCAATAATAAACCTGAAGCTTCTCAAGACATTGAAGTAATGCTATGTTGGTTGAATAACAATTCTGCAAAACCAAGAGCAAAGTATAGCATTAGACACACGTCTAATGAACAAAAGGCGATGATTAAAGAGGTCGTGTATAAGATTAATATTGAAACTTTAGGTCGAAATCAAGAAGATAAAGACTTGAAAATGAATGATATTTGTAAGGTTAAAATTAGAACCACGAAACCTTTAATGATTGATTCTTATAGAGAAAACAGAACAACGGGAAGTATTATTCTTGTTGATGATGCAACTAATGAAACTGTTGCTGCTGGTATGATTGTTTAA
- a CDS encoding flippase: MDILFTKLKRLKNNKGFIKYFKNTFLLFFEKILRLVVGLFIGVWVARYLGPEKFGLLNYAISFVIIFSFVTTLGLNNIIVRELVNNKTKRDLIIGAAFWLKFIGSIFLVSSLIITLNFFSKDVYTNKIIIIISISYVFQSFNVIDYYFQSQVLSRFIVLSNIISLIISSIVKIHLITIDASLMAFVYAFVFDSFILALGFIYFYIKNNLSLKRWVFNKNFAIHLLKNSWPLMLGGIMITIYMKIDQIMIKEILGNEAVGQYSAAVKLSESWYFIPMIISSSLFPAIINAKKISENIYYKRLQNLFTLMVWMALALAIPMTFLSDWVIDILYGEKYINSGGVLAIHIWAGIFVFLGVASERWFISENLQKLSFWRTFLGMLSNVFLNMILIPKFGLKGAAFATLVSQIMAAFVFDLLNKKTRKLFYMKCKTIIPIYRKL, translated from the coding sequence TTGGATATTCTTTTCACGAAGTTAAAGAGATTAAAAAACAATAAAGGCTTCATCAAGTATTTTAAAAATACATTCTTGTTGTTTTTTGAAAAAATTCTGCGCTTAGTTGTTGGTCTTTTTATTGGTGTTTGGGTTGCTCGGTATCTAGGTCCTGAAAAATTTGGTTTGTTAAATTATGCTATTAGTTTTGTTATAATTTTTTCTTTCGTTACAACGCTGGGATTAAATAATATTATCGTAAGAGAACTTGTTAATAATAAAACTAAAAGAGATCTAATTATAGGCGCAGCTTTTTGGCTTAAATTTATTGGTTCAATATTTTTAGTTTCTTCCTTAATAATAACTTTAAATTTTTTTTCCAAAGATGTTTATACTAATAAGATAATTATAATTATCTCCATTTCTTATGTTTTTCAAAGCTTTAATGTTATTGACTATTATTTCCAGAGTCAAGTTTTAAGTAGGTTTATTGTATTATCAAATATTATTTCATTAATTATCTCAAGCATTGTAAAAATTCATCTTATAACGATTGATGCTTCTTTGATGGCATTTGTTTATGCTTTTGTTTTTGATAGTTTTATTCTGGCCTTAGGCTTTATCTATTTTTATATAAAAAATAATTTATCTTTGAAGCGTTGGGTTTTCAATAAGAATTTTGCAATTCATTTATTAAAAAACAGTTGGCCTCTTATGCTGGGAGGTATAATGATTACAATTTATATGAAAATTGACCAGATTATGATTAAAGAGATCCTTGGTAATGAAGCTGTTGGTCAATATTCTGCTGCTGTAAAATTAAGTGAATCATGGTATTTTATTCCAATGATTATTTCTTCATCACTTTTTCCAGCAATTATTAATGCAAAAAAAATTAGTGAAAACATATACTATAAAAGACTACAAAATCTTTTTACCTTAATGGTATGGATGGCACTTGCTTTAGCTATACCTATGACATTTCTTAGCGATTGGGTTATCGACATATTATACGGGGAAAAATATATAAATTCTGGTGGAGTTTTAGCTATACATATTTGGGCGGGAATATTTGTTTTTCTTGGTGTTGCTAGTGAACGTTGGTTTATTAGTGAGAACTTGCAAAAATTATCTTTTTGGAGAACTTTTCTTGGCATGTTATCTAATGTGTTTTTAAATATGATTTTAATACCAAAATTCGGTTTAAAGGGAGCTGCCTTTGCAACTCTTGTTAGCCAGATAATGGCAGCATTTGTTTTTGATTTATTAAATAAAAAAACGAGAAAATTATTTTATATGAAGTGCAAAACAATAATCCCCATATACAGAAAGTTATGA
- a CDS encoding O-antigen ligase family protein, with product MKIKLDFIQKTVLAGLLIAPPLIFSIEVNIILISLVSFFVFANISSLYTKALINLIAPLVVIFLIAIFSSIFFSSKIFDIIKDLFFLAKPVLYIIVGYYLVSKIKSKDYLFRVIIYSGVFFAIIHLCLTIYFLMGHDFNVNRVRDFAGRGNALEVFALIILLSKKGKILFHFKSKYKKLIITLLIVSFIFYFSRTITVSFIILFLAINGYLAITRKGLFYMFGFFISVILFYAYLFSTDLERGADGIEGFLYKIKIAPAEIFSSEIDVEDHRDLWDHWRAYEAKKAFEQLEDTPWSLGILHGKGVGSLVDLEFLAPLDRDGIRYITTLHNGYAYIAFKAGVLGLASFLVFLLMLYFQVYKKEKNNKARIINNLLSGIAIYYLFITLIVSGVYNPRDFGGLIIGGLLYLNYYYTSNNTLKDA from the coding sequence ATGAAGATAAAATTAGATTTCATACAGAAAACAGTCTTAGCAGGTCTTCTGATTGCTCCACCATTAATATTCTCTATCGAAGTAAATATTATTTTAATTTCTTTGGTTTCTTTTTTTGTATTTGCAAATATAAGCAGCTTGTATACTAAAGCATTAATAAACTTAATAGCGCCTCTAGTAGTAATTTTTTTAATTGCTATTTTCTCCTCTATTTTCTTTTCAAGTAAAATTTTTGATATTATTAAAGACCTCTTTTTTTTAGCAAAACCCGTGCTATACATTATTGTTGGATATTATTTGGTTAGTAAAATTAAAAGTAAAGATTACTTATTTAGAGTTATAATATATTCAGGTGTATTTTTTGCAATTATTCATTTGTGCCTAACCATATATTTTTTAATGGGCCATGATTTTAATGTCAATAGAGTAAGGGACTTTGCTGGACGAGGAAATGCGCTAGAAGTATTTGCACTTATCATACTATTGTCAAAAAAAGGAAAAATTCTATTTCATTTCAAATCAAAATATAAAAAGCTCATTATTACTCTACTAATTGTATCTTTTATTTTTTATTTTTCAAGAACAATTACCGTCTCATTTATAATTTTATTTTTAGCTATAAATGGTTATTTGGCCATCACTAGGAAGGGCCTGTTTTACATGTTTGGCTTTTTTATTTCTGTGATATTATTTTATGCTTATTTATTTTCTACAGACCTTGAACGAGGAGCAGATGGTATTGAAGGTTTTCTGTATAAGATAAAAATTGCTCCTGCCGAGATATTTTCGTCGGAGATTGATGTAGAAGATCATAGAGACTTATGGGATCATTGGAGAGCATATGAGGCTAAAAAAGCATTTGAACAATTAGAAGATACACCTTGGAGTTTGGGAATATTACATGGAAAAGGTGTTGGGTCACTAGTAGATCTTGAGTTTCTGGCACCTTTAGATCGAGATGGAATCCGCTATATTACTACGCTTCACAACGGTTACGCCTATATTGCTTTCAAAGCAGGTGTTTTAGGACTTGCATCTTTTCTTGTATTTCTTTTAATGCTATATTTTCAAGTGTATAAAAAAGAAAAAAATAATAAAGCTAGAATTATTAATAATCTCTTATCTGGAATTGCTATTTATTACCTATTTATCACATTAATTGTTTCTGGAGTTTACAACCCAAGAGATTTTGGTGGATTAATAATTGGAGGACTTTTATATTTAAACTATTATTACACCTCAAATAATACGTTAAAGGATGCTTGA
- a CDS encoding sulfotransferase family protein encodes MKSPIFIFSMPRAGSTLLQRILLSHKSIGGTAEPWLLLPLIYMKKNQGVISEYSSRLSHKAINDMLEETSCSDEFFYKQVRVFANGFYGKSLKDEEIFFLDKTPRYYFIIDEIYEVYPNAKFIFLFRNPTHIYASILSTWCQNNFLKLYGSHNDLTEGFNKISQAYLKHKNKKNTIGIKYEDLVSNPDKLIKELQEFLELEYDEKLKDNFIHSKIDTENIKNLGDPTGVKMYKSISKDTLHKWEKVFNTRFRKRILKRYINNNITNSNLVAQGYDKSRILNEIDMLNNKGKFNPLKDMLQYLGYKCIIRFNLYNYKSKDMDWTKKRFMS; translated from the coding sequence ATGAAATCTCCGATATTTATATTTTCTATGCCAAGAGCAGGTTCTACATTATTGCAGAGAATTTTACTTAGTCATAAATCTATAGGTGGAACAGCAGAGCCATGGTTGTTACTACCTTTGATATATATGAAAAAAAATCAAGGTGTCATTTCAGAGTATTCTAGTAGGCTATCTCATAAAGCCATTAATGACATGTTAGAAGAAACGTCTTGCTCTGACGAGTTTTTTTATAAACAAGTACGAGTGTTTGCTAATGGCTTTTATGGTAAATCATTAAAGGATGAGGAGATTTTTTTTTTAGATAAAACACCTAGATACTATTTTATTATTGATGAAATTTATGAGGTGTATCCAAATGCGAAATTTATTTTTTTATTTAGAAACCCAACCCACATTTATGCCTCAATATTATCTACATGGTGTCAAAACAACTTTCTAAAACTTTATGGCAGTCATAATGATTTAACCGAAGGGTTTAATAAAATAAGTCAAGCCTATCTAAAACATAAAAACAAAAAAAATACAATTGGAATAAAATATGAGGATTTGGTTTCTAATCCTGATAAATTGATAAAAGAACTACAAGAGTTTTTAGAATTGGAATATGACGAAAAACTTAAAGATAATTTTATACATTCTAAGATTGATACTGAAAATATAAAAAATCTGGGAGATCCTACAGGAGTAAAAATGTACAAGTCAATTAGTAAAGACACATTACATAAATGGGAAAAAGTTTTTAATACGAGATTTAGAAAACGAATTCTCAAACGATATATAAACAACAATATAACCAATAGCAATTTGGTTGCCCAAGGTTATGATAAGTCAAGAATATTAAATGAGATTGATATGCTAAATAATAAAGGAAAATTTAATCCATTGAAAGACATGTTGCAATATCTAGGTTACAAATGTATTATTAGATTTAATTTGTATAATTACAAGTCGAAAGATATGGATTGGACAAAAAAAAGATTCATGTCTTAA
- a CDS encoding FkbM family methyltransferase — MKNIIFNLYGTLFGKNFFVRINKFLFQLSLRGLGILNYKSDYLIGEVYWIKKYIKNKENALIIDVGANIGDYSSFIFEANKSSIVYAFEPHPETYKLLVRKVNNSNFHHFNVAVGKENDVIKFYDYAIKNGSSQHASIYLDVIKDLHKGDPVEYEVDIIKLDDFIETQKIDVIDLLKLDIEGNEFNALLGIKKHLAKNKIHAIHFEFNEMNIISKSSFKDFWDILINYTFYRILPGGRLMELKEYNPVLCEIYAFQNIIAILKDEFK; from the coding sequence ATGAAAAATATTATTTTTAATCTATATGGAACACTGTTTGGAAAGAATTTTTTTGTTCGAATAAATAAATTTTTATTTCAATTAAGCCTTAGAGGTCTTGGAATACTAAATTATAAAAGTGATTATTTAATAGGTGAGGTTTATTGGATAAAAAAGTATATTAAAAATAAAGAAAATGCTCTTATAATTGATGTCGGAGCAAATATTGGTGATTATTCATCATTTATTTTTGAAGCTAACAAGTCGAGTATTGTTTACGCCTTTGAACCACATCCAGAAACTTATAAATTATTAGTACGCAAAGTCAATAACTCAAATTTTCATCATTTCAATGTTGCAGTCGGAAAAGAGAATGATGTAATAAAATTTTATGATTATGCTATAAAAAACGGATCTTCTCAACACGCTTCCATATATTTAGATGTTATTAAAGATCTACATAAAGGAGATCCTGTAGAATATGAAGTCGATATTATTAAATTAGATGATTTTATTGAAACTCAAAAAATTGATGTAATTGATTTGTTAAAATTAGATATTGAAGGCAATGAATTCAACGCTTTATTAGGAATAAAAAAACACTTAGCAAAAAATAAAATTCATGCAATTCATTTTGAGTTTAACGAAATGAATATAATAAGCAAATCAAGTTTTAAGGATTTTTGGGATATTTTAATTAATTATACTTTTTATAGGATTTTACCAGGAGGTAGATTAATGGAATTAAAAGAGTATAATCCCGTTTTATGCGAAATTTATGCTTTTCAAAATATTATAGCAATTTTAAAAGATGAGTTTAAATAG
- a CDS encoding glycosyltransferase family 2 protein has product MTRKLNTQIENNQSLTEPLVSVVITSYNQRDQLIRAIESVLSQSYDNIQIVIADDCSSKDDTLEVIEDYRKTYPNKIKTVLQSKNVGIPKNKNAGFRACDGDYITYLDGDDFYYKDKIKTEIETFKNNDWAKIVYSNFTFTDFEIISNKYWAKSSFKPVEGNIFEKVFTRDFPYRTLYRCELMKKEVLESINYYDEDIKAFHDWDSRIRMTKLFKVAYNNELGSAYVMDPDGISKKSKDQVLLDEMKYVILKNNELINNINRKEKIDKKINTFFMLTQSRINKSISDTIKYISKHPLNIDGYKLFGSQVLQKFNLKS; this is encoded by the coding sequence ATGACAAGAAAGTTAAACACTCAAATTGAAAATAACCAATCACTAACGGAACCATTAGTTTCTGTTGTTATAACATCATACAATCAAAGAGATCAGCTTATACGAGCAATAGAGAGCGTATTGTCGCAAAGTTATGATAACATTCAAATTGTTATTGCTGACGATTGTTCATCTAAAGATGATACCCTAGAAGTAATTGAAGACTATAGAAAAACTTATCCAAATAAAATTAAAACCGTATTACAGTCTAAAAATGTAGGAATTCCGAAAAATAAAAATGCTGGTTTTAGAGCCTGTGATGGAGATTATATAACATACCTCGATGGAGACGATTTTTACTATAAAGATAAAATTAAGACTGAGATAGAAACCTTCAAAAATAATGATTGGGCAAAAATTGTTTATTCGAATTTCACATTTACCGATTTTGAAATAATCTCAAATAAATATTGGGCAAAAAGTAGTTTTAAACCTGTAGAAGGAAATATTTTTGAAAAAGTGTTCACTAGAGATTTTCCTTATAGAACATTATATAGGTGTGAGTTGATGAAGAAAGAGGTATTAGAATCTATAAATTATTATGATGAAGATATAAAAGCTTTTCATGACTGGGATTCAAGAATTAGAATGACTAAATTATTTAAAGTAGCGTATAATAATGAATTGGGTTCAGCCTATGTAATGGATCCAGACGGTATTTCTAAAAAATCAAAAGATCAAGTTTTACTCGATGAAATGAAGTATGTTATTTTAAAAAATAATGAATTGATTAATAACATAAATAGAAAAGAAAAAATAGATAAAAAAATTAATACATTTTTCATGTTAACCCAAAGTAGAATTAATAAATCTATAAGTGATACCATAAAATATATATCTAAACACCCATTAAATATTGATGGCTATAAATTATTTGGGAGCCAAGTATTACAAAAATTTAATCTCAAATCTTAA